The Deltaproteobacteria bacterium genome contains a region encoding:
- the dnaX gene encoding DNA polymerase III subunit gamma/tau: protein MAESVQSGGASRGQAYVVLARRHRPARFEQVVGQEHVTRTLQNAIRAGRVHHAYLFTGSRGVGKTTVARILAKALNCEKGPTPDPCEACDSCKQAASGAVDIFEIDGASHTGVDDVRELRENVRYLPARARNKIYIIDEVHMLSTSAFNALLKTLEEPPPHVVFIFATTEPHKIPATILSRCQRFDFKRVPGPMLLSHLERLTATEGVKVDSAGLSLIVRASEGSVRDSLSLLDQVIAYAVGEETIDAAKVAELLGVTDRRVLFELSAALLAREADRALAVVDRLFSDGQDLSQFAQAFLAHLRDLIVVRSCREPRPLLDVTEAELEELVRQAKGDGAELLEQHFDRFARTAQEIARSSFPRLLLELVLIELVNAEPLVPLGDLLQRLADLEARLGGAGPSPSSPVGGAGPRGVTGYGPRGATESRGSAPAPSRPAPAPAPRRAQGSSVATPWAQRAEALAASAPPAEAEPASAPVTAPVPVKGPAPVAAPVPIKGPAPVAASPPVAASAPVAVSAPMAVSASPVALVPAPTPVRPVLSAEGGEALAGWQALLRQVEAAQPVAASVYVAGRLLAFDGKSVELGYPPGSFELRLAQDRDKRSAFEQACLKAAGRELAVTARALRPEEASAPDVVAQSALEAEARERARRAEQLRDEARGHPIVRALVERCGAQIEHIHVIADGEQSR, encoded by the coding sequence ATGGCGGAGTCGGTGCAGTCGGGGGGCGCAAGCCGTGGCCAGGCCTACGTGGTGCTGGCGCGCCGCCACCGGCCCGCGCGCTTCGAGCAGGTCGTCGGGCAAGAGCACGTCACACGCACGCTGCAGAACGCGATTCGCGCGGGGCGCGTGCACCACGCCTATCTCTTCACCGGTTCGCGCGGGGTGGGCAAGACCACCGTGGCGCGCATTCTGGCGAAGGCCCTGAACTGCGAGAAGGGCCCGACTCCCGACCCGTGCGAGGCCTGCGATTCGTGCAAGCAGGCCGCCTCGGGGGCGGTGGACATCTTCGAGATCGACGGCGCGAGCCACACCGGCGTGGACGACGTGCGCGAGCTGCGCGAGAACGTGCGCTACCTGCCGGCGCGCGCGCGCAACAAGATCTACATCATCGACGAGGTGCACATGCTCTCCACGAGCGCGTTCAACGCGCTCTTGAAGACGCTGGAAGAGCCGCCGCCTCACGTCGTCTTCATCTTCGCCACCACCGAGCCGCACAAGATCCCGGCCACGATCCTCTCGCGCTGCCAGCGCTTCGACTTCAAGCGTGTGCCGGGGCCGATGCTCCTCTCGCACCTCGAACGGCTCACCGCAACCGAGGGCGTGAAGGTGGATTCCGCGGGGCTGTCGCTGATCGTGCGCGCCTCGGAAGGGAGCGTGCGCGACTCGCTGAGCCTTCTCGATCAGGTCATCGCCTACGCCGTGGGCGAGGAGACGATCGATGCGGCGAAGGTGGCCGAGCTCCTCGGGGTGACCGACCGGCGCGTACTCTTCGAGCTCTCGGCGGCGCTCCTCGCCCGCGAGGCGGATCGCGCGCTGGCGGTCGTGGACCGGCTCTTCTCCGACGGGCAAGACCTCTCGCAGTTCGCGCAGGCCTTCCTCGCGCACCTCAGGGATCTGATCGTGGTGCGCTCGTGTCGCGAGCCGCGGCCGCTGCTCGACGTGACCGAGGCCGAGCTCGAGGAGCTCGTGCGGCAGGCCAAGGGCGACGGTGCGGAGCTGCTCGAACAGCACTTCGACCGCTTCGCGCGCACGGCGCAGGAGATCGCGCGGTCCTCCTTTCCGCGCCTTCTGCTCGAGCTCGTGCTGATCGAGCTCGTCAACGCCGAGCCGCTTGTGCCGCTCGGGGACCTCCTGCAGCGCCTAGCGGACCTCGAAGCGCGCCTTGGCGGGGCAGGCCCGAGCCCCTCGTCCCCGGTGGGGGGCGCAGGGCCACGCGGCGTGACGGGTTATGGTCCGAGAGGTGCGACCGAGTCTCGTGGGTCCGCCCCCGCGCCGAGTCGTCCTGCGCCCGCCCCCGCTCCGCGTCGCGCGCAGGGTAGCTCGGTGGCGACCCCTTGGGCCCAGCGCGCCGAGGCTCTCGCGGCGAGCGCGCCTCCGGCGGAGGCGGAACCCGCGTCGGCGCCGGTCACAGCCCCGGTGCCGGTCAAAGGGCCTGCGCCGGTTGCCGCCCCCGTGCCGATCAAAGGGCCTGCGCCGGTTGCCGCGTCCCCGCCGGTTGCCGCGTCCGCGCCGGTTGCCGTGTCCGCTCCGATGGCAGTCTCCGCGTCCCCGGTGGCGCTCGTGCCGGCTCCGACGCCGGTGCGCCCGGTGCTCTCGGCCGAGGGCGGAGAGGCGCTCGCGGGCTGGCAGGCGCTGCTCCGCCAGGTCGAGGCGGCGCAGCCCGTGGCAGCGAGCGTCTACGTGGCGGGTCGGCTGCTCGCATTCGACGGGAAGAGCGTCGAGCTCGGCTACCCGCCGGGCTCCTTCGAGCTGCGGCTCGCTCAGGACCGCGACAAGCGCTCGGCCTTCGAGCAGGCCTGCCTTAAGGCCGCGGGTCGCGAGCTCGCGGTGACCGCGCGGGCGCTGAGGCCCGAGGAGGCGAGCGCCCCCGACGTCGTGGCGCAGTCGGCGCTCGAGGCCGAGGCGCGCGAGCGGGCCCGTCGCGCGGAGCAGCTTCGGGACGAAGCGCGGGGCCATCCGATCGTCCGTGCGCTCGTCGAGCGGTGCGGTGCCCAGATCGAACACATCCACGTGATCGCCGACGGAGAGCAGTCACGATGA
- the recR gene encoding recombination protein RecR produces MADPLTRLVRELAKLPGVGERTATRLAFHLLRAPESYAEQLAQAILEVRQKLRQCSICCQLTEQDPCALCADARRDAQLVMVVATPQDLLAVERAGGYRGRYHVLHGLLSPLDGVGPDELRIQPLLARVAQGGVQEVILATSPNVEGDATALYLSKLLKPLGPKVTRIASGVPIGGELEYADGITLHRAIEGRREV; encoded by the coding sequence ATGGCCGATCCGCTCACGCGGCTCGTACGCGAGCTGGCCAAGCTTCCGGGGGTGGGCGAGCGCACGGCGACGCGCCTCGCGTTCCACCTTCTGCGCGCGCCGGAGAGCTACGCGGAGCAGCTGGCGCAGGCGATCCTCGAGGTGCGGCAGAAGCTCCGGCAGTGCTCGATCTGTTGCCAGCTCACCGAGCAAGATCCCTGCGCGCTGTGCGCTGACGCACGGCGGGACGCGCAGCTCGTGATGGTGGTCGCCACGCCGCAGGACCTGCTGGCCGTGGAACGGGCCGGCGGCTACCGGGGCCGCTACCACGTGCTGCACGGCCTGCTCTCGCCGCTCGACGGCGTGGGCCCCGACGAGCTCCGCATCCAGCCGCTCCTCGCGCGCGTGGCGCAGGGCGGGGTGCAGGAGGTGATCCTCGCCACGAGCCCGAACGTGGAGGGGGACGCGACGGCGCTCTACCTGTCGAAGCTGCTCAAGCCGCTCGGGCCCAAGGTGACGCGCATCGCGAGCGGCGTGCCGATCGGCGGCGAGCTCGAGTATGCCGACGGGATCACGCTGCACCGGGCGATCGAGGGCCGCCGCGAGGTCTAA
- a CDS encoding YbaB/EbfC family nucleoid-associated protein: protein MTDAGQPNLSQLLQTAQHLQQEMQRVQQELVHKRVDGSAGGGMVVATVNGQLRLVALRIEPELLKQEELDMLQDLVVAAVNQGIQKAQELAREELARVTGGMLPGLGGLQGLL, encoded by the coding sequence ATGACCGACGCAGGACAGCCGAACCTGAGCCAGCTCCTTCAGACCGCCCAGCACCTGCAGCAGGAGATGCAGAGGGTGCAGCAAGAGCTCGTCCACAAGCGCGTGGACGGCTCGGCGGGCGGCGGGATGGTGGTCGCGACCGTGAACGGCCAGCTGCGGCTCGTCGCGCTGCGCATCGAGCCCGAGCTCCTCAAGCAAGAGGAGCTCGACATGCTGCAGGACCTGGTCGTGGCCGCCGTGAACCAGGGGATCCAGAAGGCGCAGGAGCTCGCGCGGGAGGAGCTCGCGCGGGTCACGGGCGGCATGCTGCCGGGGCTCGGGGGCCTGCAAGGCCTGCTCTAG
- a CDS encoding acyl-CoA thioesterase, translating into MSDAPARTPTDSRVEMTQIVLPGDTNALGTAFGGRVMQWLDVAAAVAARRHCGGVAVTASMDSMSFVHPVQLGDVLVIYASVNRAWRSSMEIGVRVEGEGGKDGQRFHAASAYLTFVAVDAQGKPRVVPPVEPATEAERRRFTEAEQRRTQRLQLRRDLGR; encoded by the coding sequence ATGTCCGACGCGCCTGCCCGGACGCCCACCGACTCCCGCGTCGAGATGACTCAGATCGTCCTGCCGGGGGATACGAACGCCCTCGGCACGGCCTTCGGCGGTCGCGTGATGCAGTGGCTGGACGTCGCCGCCGCCGTGGCCGCGCGACGGCACTGCGGTGGCGTGGCGGTGACGGCCTCGATGGACAGCATGAGCTTCGTGCATCCGGTGCAGCTCGGCGACGTGCTGGTGATCTACGCCTCCGTGAACCGCGCCTGGCGCTCCTCGATGGAGATCGGCGTGCGCGTGGAAGGTGAGGGGGGCAAGGACGGCCAGCGCTTCCACGCCGCGAGCGCGTATTTGACCTTCGTGGCGGTCGACGCGCAGGGAAAGCCCCGAGTCGTGCCGCCCGTCGAGCCCGCGACCGAGGCCGAGCGACGCCGTTTCACCGAGGCCGAGCAGCGGCGCACGCAACGGCTCCAGCTCCGGCGCGACCTCGGACGATGA